A single genomic interval of Vibrio gallicus harbors:
- the argS gene encoding arginine--tRNA ligase, whose product MNIQALINDKVSQALEAAGAPAGSPAAVRQSAKAQFGDYQANGVMGVAKRLGTNPREFAQKVIENLDLDGIASKTEIAGPGFINIFLSEEFLAKSAQLALADSRLGVAQEAPQTIVADYSAPNVAKEMHVGHLRSTIIGDAVVRTLEFLGHKVVRANHIGDWGTQFGMLIANLERVQKESGEVSMELSDLEAFYRESKKLYDEDQDFAARARSYVVKLQGGDEYCAQMWKKLVDITMVQNQRNYDRLNVSLTREHVMGESMYNDMLAGIVADLKQQGLAVEDDGAQVVFLEEYKNKDGDAMGVIIQKRDGGFLYTTTDIACAKYRFEKIGADRVLYFIDSRQHQHLMQAWTIVRKAGYVPEEVSLEHHAFGMMLGKDGRPFKTRAGGTVRLADLLDEAEERAAKLIESKNPDLESAEKSKIANTVAMAAVKYADLSKHRTTDYVFDWDNMLAFEGNTAPYMQYAYTRVASVFAKAGINMDELKGDIIITDEKEKALIAKLLQFEEAVQAVAREGQPHIMCSYLFELAGQFSSFYEACPILVAEEEATKQSRLQLAALTAKTIKQGLSLLGINTLERM is encoded by the coding sequence GTGAATATCCAAGCACTTATTAACGACAAAGTTTCCCAAGCACTCGAAGCTGCGGGCGCACCAGCAGGAAGCCCTGCCGCAGTACGTCAATCAGCAAAAGCACAATTTGGTGATTACCAAGCTAACGGCGTAATGGGCGTAGCAAAACGACTGGGAACTAACCCTCGAGAGTTCGCGCAAAAAGTTATTGAAAACCTAGACCTAGACGGGATCGCCAGCAAGACTGAGATTGCAGGCCCAGGCTTTATCAACATCTTCCTTAGCGAAGAATTCTTAGCAAAATCAGCGCAACTGGCTTTAGCTGACTCACGCTTAGGTGTGGCGCAAGAAGCACCACAAACTATTGTGGCTGACTATTCTGCACCAAACGTTGCCAAAGAGATGCACGTAGGTCACCTTCGCTCAACTATTATCGGTGATGCGGTAGTTCGTACCCTAGAGTTTCTAGGCCACAAAGTAGTTCGCGCCAACCATATCGGTGATTGGGGTACTCAATTTGGTATGTTGATTGCCAACCTTGAGCGCGTTCAAAAAGAATCTGGTGAAGTTTCTATGGAACTTTCTGACCTAGAAGCTTTTTATCGTGAATCCAAAAAGCTTTACGATGAAGACCAAGATTTTGCGGCTAGAGCACGTAGCTACGTAGTTAAACTGCAAGGTGGCGATGAATACTGCGCGCAAATGTGGAAAAAACTGGTTGATATCACTATGGTACAAAACCAGCGCAACTATGACCGTCTAAACGTTTCACTTACTCGTGAGCACGTCATGGGTGAAAGCATGTACAACGACATGCTTGCTGGTATTGTTGCAGACCTTAAACAACAAGGCTTAGCAGTAGAGGATGACGGTGCTCAGGTTGTATTCTTAGAGGAATATAAGAATAAAGATGGCGACGCTATGGGTGTTATCATCCAAAAACGTGATGGTGGCTTCCTATACACCACAACCGACATCGCTTGTGCAAAATACCGCTTTGAAAAAATTGGCGCAGACCGTGTGCTCTACTTCATTGATTCACGCCAGCATCAGCATCTAATGCAAGCTTGGACCATTGTCCGCAAAGCAGGCTATGTACCTGAAGAGGTTTCTCTTGAGCACCATGCATTCGGTATGATGCTGGGTAAAGATGGTCGCCCATTTAAAACCCGTGCCGGTGGTACAGTACGTCTAGCTGACCTTCTTGATGAAGCAGAAGAGCGTGCAGCTAAGCTTATTGAATCAAAAAACCCAGATCTAGAAAGTGCAGAGAAGAGCAAGATCGCGAACACAGTAGCTATGGCAGCTGTGAAATATGCTGACCTTTCTAAACACCGTACAACCGACTACGTGTTCGATTGGGACAATATGTTGGCATTTGAGGGTAACACCGCACCTTACATGCAATACGCATACACTCGCGTAGCATCAGTATTTGCTAAAGCTGGCATCAATATGGATGAGCTTAAAGGCGACATCATCATTACTGATGAGAAAGAGAAAGCGCTAATCGCTAAGTTACTTCAATTTGAAGAGGCAGTTCAAGCGGTTGCTCGTGAAGGCCAGCCACACATTATGTGTAGCTACCTATTTGAGCTTGCAGGTCAATTCTCTAGCTTCTATGAGGCGTGTCCTATCTTAGTCGCCGAAGAAGAAGCCACTAAGCAAAGCCGTTTGCAACTGGCAGCCCTTACTGCAAAAACAATTAAGCAAGGCCTATCTCTACTCGGTATTAATACCCTAGAGCGCATGTAA
- a CDS encoding ATP-dependent DNA helicase, producing MKINKVFSVDGALGKTIQGFLPRDAQTEMAQAVSDAITQQQQLVIEAGTGTGKTFAYLAPALLSGKKAIVSTGSKNLQEQLFHRDLPLMVDALGFTGRVALLKGRSNYLCLDRLSRQMIESHGQHADPLLLSQLVKVRNWSSSTKSGDLGECESLPEDSPIISDITSNNDNCLGKECPSYQECFVFKARTRALEADLVVVNHHLFLADLAVKETGFGELLPEAEVFIFDEAHQIPDIASQYFGQSLSSRQINDLAKDIEIAYRTEAKDMRQLQKVADRLVSCAAELRIALGEPGFRGNWRESLKSSDVQRNVTRLSEGLQLTREVLKVALGRSQLLDTAFDRVTLLQNRLQRVCDTAIMGYSYWFDCTRRHFSLNITPLSVADKFKQQVDEQGGSWIFTSATLSVSDDFSHFTSRLGLIPKQQMALNSPFDYQTQATLCVPRYLPEPNSPLMAQKLVSMLAPVIEINRGRCFFLCTSHAMVKNLTERFRECLTLPVLMQGESSKQALLQEFVELGDALLIATGAFWEGVDVRGDTLSCVIIDKLPFTAPDDPLLKARIEDCKLSGGDPFYEVQLPDAVIALKQGAGRLIRDATDRGALIICDNRLVTRDYGKWFLSSLPPMPRTRSISAVKDFLQACDSDRK from the coding sequence TTGAAGATTAATAAGGTGTTTTCTGTTGATGGTGCGCTTGGTAAAACCATTCAAGGCTTTTTACCACGTGATGCCCAAACAGAAATGGCGCAAGCAGTTAGTGATGCCATTACCCAGCAACAGCAACTTGTGATCGAGGCGGGTACCGGAACGGGAAAAACCTTCGCTTATTTAGCCCCGGCGCTGCTTAGTGGCAAAAAAGCAATTGTGTCTACTGGTTCTAAGAATCTGCAAGAGCAATTGTTCCATCGTGACCTTCCGTTAATGGTGGACGCTTTAGGCTTTACTGGGCGAGTAGCTTTGTTAAAAGGGCGCTCTAATTATTTGTGCTTAGATAGATTGAGCCGCCAGATGATCGAGAGCCATGGACAGCATGCTGATCCTCTATTGCTCAGTCAGTTAGTTAAGGTTCGTAACTGGTCATCTTCTACAAAATCGGGTGACTTGGGCGAGTGTGAGTCACTGCCTGAAGACAGTCCTATAATCTCCGACATAACCTCTAATAACGATAATTGTTTAGGTAAAGAGTGCCCGAGCTATCAAGAATGCTTTGTATTTAAAGCCAGAACCAGAGCCCTAGAAGCGGATCTGGTGGTGGTGAACCATCACCTTTTTTTAGCGGATTTAGCCGTAAAAGAAACCGGGTTTGGGGAACTGCTTCCTGAGGCGGAGGTATTTATTTTTGATGAGGCGCACCAGATCCCAGATATTGCCAGCCAATATTTTGGTCAGTCTTTAAGTTCGCGCCAGATAAACGATCTAGCCAAAGATATAGAGATTGCGTATCGCACCGAAGCCAAAGACATGCGTCAGCTGCAAAAGGTGGCAGACAGGCTAGTCAGTTGCGCTGCCGAATTGCGCATAGCGTTAGGTGAACCCGGCTTTCGAGGTAACTGGCGCGAGAGCTTAAAAAGCAGTGATGTGCAGCGCAATGTGACGCGTCTTTCTGAAGGGTTACAGCTTACCCGAGAGGTGTTAAAGGTTGCCTTAGGTCGCTCGCAACTACTCGATACGGCTTTTGACCGAGTTACGCTATTACAGAATCGCTTACAGCGGGTATGCGATACTGCAATTATGGGGTACTCCTATTGGTTTGATTGTACTCGGCGCCATTTCTCTTTGAACATCACTCCGCTTTCGGTTGCAGATAAATTCAAGCAACAGGTTGATGAGCAAGGAGGTAGCTGGATATTTACCTCGGCTACGTTATCGGTTTCTGACGACTTTAGCCATTTTACCTCTCGCCTCGGATTGATACCCAAGCAGCAAATGGCACTTAACAGTCCCTTTGATTATCAAACTCAAGCTACGCTATGTGTGCCGCGTTATTTACCTGAGCCCAATAGCCCGTTGATGGCGCAAAAACTGGTATCTATGCTAGCGCCTGTCATTGAGATAAACAGAGGGCGCTGCTTCTTTTTATGCACCTCACATGCCATGGTAAAAAACCTCACTGAACGCTTTCGTGAATGCTTAACCCTACCGGTACTGATGCAAGGTGAAAGTAGCAAGCAGGCGCTATTGCAAGAGTTTGTTGAGTTGGGGGATGCCTTGCTCATTGCCACAGGAGCATTCTGGGAGGGGGTAGATGTTAGAGGTGACACCTTAAGCTGTGTTATCATCGACAAATTACCCTTTACCGCCCCGGATGACCCACTACTTAAGGCTCGCATCGAAGATTGCAAGCTAAGTGGCGGTGACCCATTCTATGAGGTACAACTGCCGGATGCGGTTATCGCACTTAAGCAAGGGGCAGGGCGATTAATTCGGGATGCAACCGATCGTGGTGCGTTGATTATTTGTGACAATCGCTTGGTAACTCGGGATTATGGGAAGTGGTTTTTATCCAGTTTGCCACCGATGCCAAGGACTCGCAGCATCTCAGCGGTAAAAGATTTTCTACAGGCTTGCGACAGTGATCGCAAGTGA
- a CDS encoding VOC family protein: MNRLQQEKLHPVQMLQRVSDFMHKVEALAQELGLPIDAFQADHLALRINDWEVASLAHQAWKDYGRTISEANINGRPIVVMLLENPIKYKNWNIECLELPYPAKPYPNQDWEHVEFVIPSDALVAEDYLAELCQRFCGLAGALDNQGYKVKLSSPKGEGERLANPTVAIKKQGVCIKLHPHPLKAVVESEQGL; encoded by the coding sequence TTGAACAGATTACAGCAAGAGAAGTTACATCCGGTTCAGATGCTACAGCGCGTTAGTGATTTTATGCATAAGGTCGAAGCCTTAGCTCAGGAGTTAGGGCTCCCGATTGACGCGTTTCAAGCCGATCACCTTGCACTGCGCATTAACGATTGGGAGGTGGCTAGCTTAGCTCATCAGGCGTGGAAAGATTATGGACGCACTATCTCAGAGGCCAATATCAATGGTCGTCCAATTGTGGTGATGTTGCTTGAGAATCCGATTAAGTATAAAAACTGGAACATTGAATGCCTTGAGTTGCCTTACCCGGCTAAACCCTATCCCAATCAAGATTGGGAGCATGTTGAGTTTGTTATTCCATCAGATGCGCTGGTGGCAGAGGATTATCTAGCAGAATTATGTCAGCGGTTTTGTGGCCTAGCAGGCGCGTTAGACAATCAAGGTTACAAGGTTAAGCTTTCAAGCCCAAAAGGGGAGGGAGAGCGCCTAGCAAACCCAACTGTCGCCATTAAAAAGCAAGGGGTGTGCATTAAGCTTCACCCCCATCCATTAAAAGCTGTAGTTGAGTCAGAACAAGGACTATAA
- a CDS encoding alpha/beta fold hydrolase translates to MDIVLAEHKLKALRFAPDAPTATVLLLHGWLDNAASFEPLIESMQRIQPQFEYIALDLPGHGLSSHSQSGFYPFHDYLDVLHQVIGKLSRPVHLVGHSLGALIASCYSATFPEHVASLTQIEGYGPMFEEEYHAISRLKKGIQSRQRIVDKPARYFADISQMITLRATTTGLAKELVAPIVYRDAVEAKYGWQWRHDKKLKADSLYRMPPQHAKQVIAHLPTKNLLVLGKQGFAELPHRFVDNPNPNTQLIELEGGHHCHMTSPEPLARAFFELLAQ, encoded by the coding sequence ATGGATATTGTTTTAGCTGAACATAAGTTAAAGGCGCTACGCTTTGCACCTGACGCACCAACAGCGACGGTATTATTGCTACACGGTTGGTTGGACAACGCCGCGTCATTTGAGCCCTTAATTGAGAGTATGCAACGCATTCAGCCTCAATTTGAGTACATTGCTCTTGATTTGCCTGGGCATGGACTGAGTTCACACTCCCAATCTGGCTTTTATCCCTTTCATGATTATCTAGATGTATTGCATCAAGTAATAGGCAAGCTTTCTCGTCCAGTTCACTTAGTTGGACACTCCCTTGGGGCATTGATTGCCAGTTGTTATAGTGCGACATTTCCTGAACATGTTGCTAGCCTTACTCAGATAGAGGGGTATGGGCCAATGTTTGAGGAGGAGTATCACGCAATCTCTCGCCTTAAAAAGGGCATACAGAGTCGGCAGCGCATTGTTGATAAACCTGCGCGTTATTTTGCAGATATTTCGCAGATGATAACACTTAGGGCTACCACCACAGGCCTTGCTAAAGAGTTGGTTGCTCCGATTGTCTATCGGGATGCTGTCGAGGCCAAATATGGCTGGCAATGGCGCCACGATAAAAAACTAAAAGCGGATTCACTGTATCGAATGCCACCACAACACGCCAAGCAAGTGATCGCCCACTTACCGACTAAAAACCTGCTGGTATTAGGCAAACAAGGCTTTGCGGAATTACCCCATCGCTTTGTAGATAATCCCAACCCCAACACCCAGTTAATTGAGCTTGAAGGGGGGCACCACTGTCATATGACATCTCCAGAGCCACTTGCTCGCGCATTTTTCGAGCTATTAGCCCAGTAA
- the purU gene encoding formyltetrahydrofolate deformylase, with the protein MERKTLLTHCSDEPGLIAKITNICYKHQLNIIHNNEFVDNTCGHFFMRTELEGNFNDAVLLEDLELALPKGASKSLVDSSKKKVVILVTKEAHCLGDILIKAFDGSLNIDIAAIIGNYDTLQPLAEKFDIPFCHVSHEGLTREQHEAKITAAIDQYAPDYLVLAKYMRILNPGFVAQYRHRIINIHHSFLPAFIGAKPYLQAYERGVKIIGATAHFVTDDLDEGPIIKQDVIPVDHNFSAKDMAQAGRDVEKNVLSKALNKVVNDNVFVNGNKTVIL; encoded by the coding sequence ATGGAAAGAAAAACACTTCTAACCCATTGCTCTGATGAGCCGGGTCTTATCGCCAAGATCACCAATATCTGCTACAAGCATCAGCTAAACATTATCCATAACAATGAGTTTGTTGATAATACTTGCGGTCATTTTTTTATGCGCACGGAACTTGAGGGTAACTTCAATGATGCCGTATTACTCGAAGACTTAGAGTTAGCGCTGCCTAAAGGCGCGAGTAAATCCTTAGTAGATTCTTCCAAAAAGAAGGTAGTTATATTAGTCACCAAAGAAGCTCACTGCTTGGGTGACATCCTAATCAAGGCCTTCGATGGTTCTCTCAATATCGATATTGCCGCTATTATAGGCAACTATGACACCCTGCAACCCCTTGCGGAAAAATTTGATATCCCATTTTGTCATGTTAGCCATGAAGGGTTAACCCGCGAACAACACGAAGCCAAGATCACCGCCGCTATTGACCAATATGCACCTGACTATTTAGTGTTAGCAAAATACATGCGCATATTAAATCCAGGCTTTGTGGCTCAATATAGGCATCGCATCATTAACATTCACCACAGTTTCTTACCTGCCTTTATTGGGGCTAAACCTTACCTGCAGGCATATGAGCGTGGCGTTAAAATCATCGGTGCCACCGCGCACTTTGTTACCGATGATCTTGATGAAGGCCCAATCATTAAGCAAGACGTTATCCCAGTCGACCATAACTTCAGTGCAAAAGACATGGCACAAGCAGGACGCGACGTAGAGAAAAACGTTCTCAGTAAAGCACTAAATAAAGTCGTTAATGACAATGTATTTGTTAACGGTAATAAGACCGTTATCTTATAG
- a CDS encoding Slp family lipoprotein gives MAKALVLFISLFVAGCASLPEPIDSQDINITTDYQGWINTAPQEVTSVRLGGVIAKVSNEANRTRLEIVNLPISNNGKPNLNIEPEGRFVAYIDGFVDPVTYAKGRLVTVLGEASGYEQGMVGKFEYRFPVLKVSGYHLWKIKETVIIDDSPSSMFPCRSLYCREVRIGPSTGQVIQQVE, from the coding sequence ATGGCAAAGGCGCTAGTGTTATTCATTTCATTGTTTGTAGCAGGTTGTGCTTCTTTGCCTGAACCTATCGATAGCCAAGACATAAATATCACCACCGATTATCAAGGATGGATAAACACAGCGCCACAAGAGGTAACGAGTGTGCGTTTAGGGGGTGTGATAGCTAAGGTAAGTAACGAGGCTAATCGTACTCGCTTGGAAATCGTCAATCTACCAATATCAAATAATGGCAAACCGAACCTCAATATTGAGCCAGAAGGGCGCTTTGTCGCCTATATCGATGGCTTTGTGGACCCAGTGACCTATGCCAAGGGGCGCTTGGTGACTGTATTAGGAGAAGCCTCCGGTTATGAGCAAGGTATGGTGGGTAAGTTTGAGTATCGATTCCCCGTCCTAAAAGTATCGGGTTACCATCTATGGAAGATAAAAGAGACGGTTATCATCGATGATAGCCCATCAAGTATGTTTCCTTGTCGCTCATTGTATTGTCGAGAAGTAAGGATCGGCCCATCCACTGGACAAGTTATTCAACAGGTGGAGTAA
- a CDS encoding sodium-dependent transporter — MATSNPTASPRDNWGSRLGFVMAAAGSAVGLGNIWKFPYTAGENGGGAFVLIYLAFVIVIGFSVMLTEFAIGRHTSRAAVGSFKTTDKRWTFVGVIGVLSGLLIMGFYPVVGGWALAYIPKIASGLLNTPDAIGDSFGGFISNPIQPLMWMAAYLVLNIIIVSKGISGGIEKAGKILMPLLFIILIVVAVKGLSLPGASAGLEFLFKPDFTKVDSHVVLAALGQAFFSLSLGMGCMITYGSYLKKKENLVQTTGMVVGMDTAVALLAGIAMFPAMFAFNMEPAAGPGLVFVVVPQLFAEMGGIGLVFAMMFFIGLTVAALTSSVSLLEVVVSYLIDEKGMKRVNAVLSASAVMAVMCVFASLSLGGLGPKLFDTGVFDIFDLLTDKVFLAVGGMLICIFAGWRLNRVDLEKEITNNSKISFPLFGLWYNLVKFVIPVAVAVVACAGILSGFDSGKGPIMILAIAIIGLTAVFSKRF, encoded by the coding sequence GTGGCGACTAGTAACCCAACAGCATCCCCTCGTGATAATTGGGGCTCAAGATTAGGATTTGTAATGGCAGCGGCAGGATCGGCTGTCGGTCTTGGTAATATCTGGAAATTTCCATATACAGCGGGTGAAAATGGCGGCGGTGCGTTTGTTCTTATCTACCTAGCATTTGTGATTGTAATTGGTTTTAGTGTCATGCTAACTGAGTTTGCTATTGGTCGACACACCAGTCGTGCCGCTGTTGGCTCTTTCAAGACTACAGACAAGCGCTGGACCTTTGTTGGTGTAATTGGTGTATTGAGTGGCCTATTAATTATGGGATTCTATCCTGTTGTTGGTGGTTGGGCTCTGGCTTATATTCCTAAGATAGCCTCTGGTCTTCTAAATACCCCAGACGCGATTGGTGACAGCTTCGGTGGCTTTATTTCTAATCCAATTCAACCACTTATGTGGATGGCCGCTTACCTAGTGCTAAATATTATCATTGTGAGCAAAGGTATCTCTGGTGGTATAGAAAAAGCAGGCAAGATCCTTATGCCACTGCTGTTTATCATTTTAATCGTGGTGGCAGTAAAAGGGCTTTCACTTCCAGGCGCAAGTGCCGGTCTTGAGTTCCTATTCAAACCAGATTTCACAAAAGTCGATAGCCATGTGGTTCTGGCCGCTCTAGGGCAAGCTTTCTTCTCTCTTAGCTTGGGTATGGGTTGTATGATCACATACGGTAGCTACCTGAAGAAGAAAGAAAACCTTGTTCAAACTACAGGTATGGTTGTAGGTATGGACACAGCAGTTGCTCTTCTAGCTGGTATTGCTATGTTCCCGGCTATGTTTGCTTTCAATATGGAACCTGCCGCAGGTCCTGGTTTAGTGTTTGTGGTTGTTCCGCAGCTATTTGCTGAAATGGGTGGCATTGGGCTAGTGTTTGCGATGATGTTTTTTATCGGCCTAACTGTGGCAGCTCTGACCTCGTCTGTATCTCTGCTAGAGGTTGTGGTTTCTTACCTTATCGATGAGAAAGGCATGAAACGCGTCAACGCTGTTCTTAGTGCAAGTGCGGTAATGGCAGTAATGTGTGTATTTGCTTCACTATCTCTAGGTGGGCTTGGTCCTAAGCTATTCGATACTGGCGTATTTGATATCTTTGACCTATTAACCGATAAAGTATTCCTTGCTGTAGGCGGTATGCTTATCTGTATCTTTGCTGGCTGGCGTCTAAACCGTGTTGACCTTGAGAAAGAGATCACCAATAACAGTAAGATTTCATTTCCACTATTCGGCCTTTGGTACAACCTGGTTAAATTCGTCATTCCAGTTGCGGTTGCAGTTGTTGCATGTGCGGGTATCCTAAGCGGCTTTGATAGCGGCAAGGGACCAATCATGATCCTTGCTATTGCGATTATCGGATTGACCGCGGTCTTTTCTAAGCGCTTTTAA
- the tsaB gene encoding tRNA (adenosine(37)-N6)-threonylcarbamoyltransferase complex dimerization subunit type 1 TsaB, which yields MSAKILALDTSTEFCSAALWVDGELFYRGEVSPRGHTTKILPMVDEILAEAGLSLKQLDGLAYGQGPGSFTGVRIGIGVAQGLAFGADLPMLGVSTLKAMAQGVHRTLGSNNVVAAIDARMSEIYWGRYSKDTTGRWIEVDEECVIPPLELVEQTKADDKAWMQAGTGWEAYKDGLEGLALSTTESGVLYPESQDIVTIAVQEWDSAPLVSAEEAAPVYLRDKVAWKKLPGRE from the coding sequence ATGAGCGCTAAAATTTTAGCTTTGGATACCTCTACTGAGTTCTGCTCGGCAGCACTTTGGGTAGATGGCGAACTGTTTTATCGTGGTGAGGTGTCGCCTCGCGGACATACGACCAAAATCCTACCTATGGTTGATGAGATTTTGGCTGAGGCTGGGCTGTCGCTCAAGCAGCTAGACGGTTTAGCGTATGGACAAGGTCCTGGCAGTTTTACGGGTGTGCGTATTGGCATTGGTGTTGCTCAAGGGCTGGCGTTTGGCGCTGATTTACCTATGTTAGGCGTATCAACGCTTAAAGCTATGGCGCAAGGCGTTCATCGCACTTTAGGCTCTAATAATGTGGTAGCCGCAATCGATGCCCGTATGAGTGAGATATATTGGGGGCGCTACAGTAAAGACACCACTGGCCGCTGGATTGAAGTGGATGAAGAGTGTGTAATTCCACCTTTAGAGCTTGTAGAACAGACCAAAGCCGACGATAAAGCGTGGATGCAAGCGGGAACCGGTTGGGAGGCATATAAAGATGGGCTTGAAGGGTTGGCGTTATCTACTACCGAAAGTGGTGTGCTATATCCTGAGTCTCAAGACATTGTCACTATCGCCGTGCAAGAGTGGGATAGCGCACCCTTGGTAAGCGCCGAAGAGGCAGCTCCGGTATACCTTAGAGATAAGGTGGCATGGAAAAAACTACCAGGTCGCGAATAA
- the fadD gene encoding long-chain-fatty-acid--CoA ligase FadD, with product MNKPWLSRYPADVPETIDPDIYPSLVEMFENSVRRFPDQPAFLNMGSVMTYRKLEERSRAFAAYLQNELKLKKGDRVALMMPNLLQYPIALFGVLRAGCIAVNVNPLYTPRELEHQLNDAEVETIVIVSNFANTLEQIVDNTRVKNVILTSLGQMLPTAKGTLVDFVVKYVKGMVPKYDLPGAISFKKALHKGRRLQYVKPFMSGEDIAFLQYTGGTTGVAKGAILTHTNMVANVMQAKAAYGAKLEEGRELVVTALPLYHIFALTVNCLLFLELGAHNLLITNPRDIPTFIKELKKVPFTAITGVNTLFNALVNNEDFQELDFSRLQLAVGGGMAVQKAVAEKWKKTTGVFLLEGYGLTECSPLVSGCPHDMTDYNGSIGVPVPSTEVRIVDDEGNPLAMDQVGELQVRGPQVMQGYWKRAEATRDVISQEGWLSTGDVVRFDDEGFLHIVDRKKDMILVSGFNVYPNEIEDVVALHGKVLEVAAIGEPHEVSGEIVKICVVKRDPSLTKEELITHCRQHLTGYKVPKIVQFMEDLPKTNVGKILRRELRTEQDQKA from the coding sequence GTGAATAAACCTTGGCTCTCCCGTTATCCTGCTGACGTGCCAGAAACTATCGACCCAGATATTTATCCCTCGTTAGTAGAGATGTTTGAAAACAGTGTTCGACGTTTTCCCGATCAACCCGCTTTCCTAAATATGGGTTCGGTGATGACTTACCGGAAGCTGGAAGAGCGTAGCCGAGCATTCGCAGCCTATCTTCAGAATGAACTAAAGCTAAAAAAAGGTGACCGCGTCGCCTTGATGATGCCAAACCTGTTGCAATACCCAATCGCACTATTTGGTGTGTTGCGAGCAGGCTGTATTGCGGTGAATGTCAATCCGCTTTATACCCCTCGTGAGCTAGAGCATCAGCTTAATGATGCAGAAGTAGAGACCATAGTTATTGTGTCCAACTTCGCTAATACCTTAGAGCAGATTGTAGATAATACCAGAGTCAAAAACGTGATATTGACTAGCCTAGGACAAATGCTTCCAACCGCTAAGGGTACCTTAGTTGACTTTGTGGTGAAGTATGTCAAAGGTATGGTGCCTAAATATGACTTGCCGGGAGCGATTTCGTTCAAGAAAGCCTTACATAAAGGGCGTCGCCTGCAATACGTTAAGCCATTTATGAGTGGCGAGGATATCGCATTCCTTCAGTATACCGGCGGTACAACCGGTGTTGCTAAGGGCGCTATCTTAACCCATACCAATATGGTTGCTAATGTCATGCAAGCTAAGGCGGCATATGGTGCCAAGCTCGAAGAAGGGCGAGAGCTAGTGGTTACTGCGCTACCTCTGTACCATATATTCGCTTTAACCGTAAACTGCTTACTGTTTTTGGAGCTGGGTGCCCACAACCTTCTTATTACCAACCCTAGGGATATCCCAACCTTTATTAAAGAGCTGAAGAAGGTGCCATTTACTGCCATAACAGGTGTAAACACCCTATTTAATGCCTTGGTAAATAACGAAGATTTCCAAGAATTAGATTTTAGCCGTTTGCAACTGGCAGTTGGTGGGGGCATGGCAGTACAAAAAGCCGTGGCCGAAAAATGGAAAAAGACAACCGGTGTATTCTTGCTTGAGGGCTATGGTCTGACTGAGTGTTCGCCTTTGGTATCAGGTTGTCCACACGATATGACCGATTACAATGGGTCGATTGGTGTTCCGGTACCTTCAACTGAAGTGCGCATCGTCGATGATGAAGGCAATCCTCTAGCTATGGATCAGGTCGGAGAACTGCAAGTTCGTGGGCCACAGGTTATGCAAGGCTATTGGAAGCGTGCTGAAGCGACTCGAGATGTTATCTCCCAAGAGGGCTGGTTATCAACGGGTGATGTAGTTCGTTTTGATGATGAAGGCTTCCTACACATTGTCGATCGCAAGAAAGATATGATTTTGGTGTCGGGCTTTAACGTGTATCCTAATGAGATAGAAGATGTTGTAGCACTGCATGGTAAGGTACTTGAGGTTGCTGCAATAGGGGAACCGCACGAGGTTTCCGGCGAGATTGTTAAGATATGTGTTGTGAAGCGTGATCCTTCTTTAACCAAAGAAGAGTTGATTACGCATTGCCGTCAACACTTAACTGGATATAAAGTGCCTAAGATAGTGCAGTTTATGGAAGACTTACCTAAGACGAATGTCGGTAAGATCCTGCGACGAGAGTTGCGAACTGAACAAGATCAAAAAGCATAA